The nucleotide window CCGGATCTTGAAAAGCGCTTTTATTTTTTTCTGTTTTGCGCTATAGTAAATTTTATGCACCGGACTTCAGCACATCCTGCGGACCGGCCGTCCCGTCGCCGCCAGTCGTTTTTGTTGGCGGTCGCTTTTTTCTTCTTGAACGGCGCGATGGCTTGGGGGCTGGATCCGCAGAAGGATATCAGTCAGTATATCCTCGATCAATGGTCTACCGACAACAGCAACATCCCGCAGGATTCTGTCCTGAGCATGATCCAGACCCGGGACGGCTACCTGTGGGTTGGTACCTATGAAGGGCTGGCCCGTTTCGACGGGCTGCATTTCACTGTTTTCGACAAATCCAACACTCCAGAAATGCAAAACAATGGCATGATGGTGATGGTCGAAGGAGCGGATGGGGCGATATGGATCGGCACGCCCAACGGGTTGCTTTGCCGCCGCGCTGGCCAGTTCCGCAATTTCACCATCGGCGATGGCCTTTCCAGTGATTTCATCCTGGCGCTGGGATTCGATGCCCAGGGCGCTTTGTGGATCGGCACCACCAAGGGGCTCAACCGCTATGAGCATGGCGTCTTCACCAGCTTTACGGTTAGCGACGGGCTGGACCAGGACTATATTTCGGCCCTCTGTGCCGGTCCGGATAATGCCATGTGGGTCGGTACCAGTGATGGACTTTTCAGCTATTATTCCGGCCGCTTCCGCCGCTACACGCTCCCGGGCGGCAAGCCGGGAAACACGATCTGGTCCCTCTGCGCCGGCCGCAATAAGGTGCTGTGGATCGGCACGGCCGGCGGCGGCTTGGTCAGGTTTAAGGAAGGGATTTTTCGCGTTTATTCCCGCCAGGACGGCCTGACCGGGAACGAGATCCGCGTCATTTACGAGGACAACCAAGGCGTCCTGTGGATCGGCACCGGCAGTGACGGCTTGAACAGGTTCGAAAACGAGGCATTCAGCCATCTGGAGCATCAATCCGGCTTGGCCAATGATTCGGTCCGCACCCTGGTCGAGGACAGGGAAGGCAGCTTATGGGTCGGCACCTACGGCGGCGGTTTGAACCGCCTCAAGGACGACCGCTATATTTTTTACAACCGGAGAAACGGCCTGCCGGTCGACCTGACGCGGTCGGTCATGCAGGACCGCGAAGGCATCATCTGGATCGGTACGGTGGGCGGCGGCCTGGTGCGTTTCAGTTCAGGCACGTTCACGGTTTTCAACGAAAAACAGGGCCTGCGTGACCTGCGCATCTGGTCCATCGCCCAAAGCCACGACGGATCGATTCTGTTCGGCACCTATGGCGGCGGGCTGCACCGCCTGCAGAATGGCAGGATCACCGCCGTGTATTCGACCCGCAACGGCCTGGCCAATGACATCGTGCGCGCGGTCCTGGCCGCCCGCGACGGGACGATCTGGGTGGGGACCAATGGCGGCGGCATCGACATCCTGCACCCGGACGGCCGCATCGTCAACTACAGCCGCCGCAACGGACTGGGTGACGATTTCATCTATGCCATCAGCCAGGACCGCGAGGGCACGGTCTGGGTCGGGACCTATAATGGCGACCTCTACCGTTTCCGGGATGGAAAATTTACTGCGTACCAGCCTCGTTCCGGCACTTCCCAGAACGCCATTTGGGCGATCCATCCCGACGCGGATGGGGCGTTGTGGCTGGGCACCAATAGCGGCGGGCTGATCCGTTTCAAGAACGGCGAGTTCCGCACCATCAGCTCCCGGGACGGATTGTACAGCGACGTGGCCTTCCAGATCCTGGAGGACGATCGCGGCTATCTCTGGATGAACTGCAACAAAGGAGTTTTTCGGGCCAGCAAAAAGGAACTGAACGATTTCGCCGACGGCGTCATCTGGCACGTCCAATCGCTTTCCTTCGGCATTTCCGAAGGGGTGCGCGGAGTCGAGAGCACCGGCCCGGCCCAGCCAGCCGGTTGGAAATGTCGGGACGGCAGACTATGGTTTCCGACCATCAAGGGGGTGACCGTCCTCGATCCCGACTACAGCAAGCGCAATGAGCGCATCCCGCCGGTGCTCATAGAAAAAATGATTGTCGAGGGGCAGGAGGTCGATTTGGCGGCGCCAGTGGTCATCGGCCCCGGGCGCAAAAAACTGGAGTTCACTTTTACCGCCCTCAGCTTTCTGGTTCCCGAAAAAAACCGTTTCAAGACCATGCTGAGTGGATTCGACCGCGACTGGAGCGCGGAGACCAGCCAAAGGCAGGTTTCTTACACCAACCTGCCGCCCGGGCGCTACGCTTTCCGGGTAATCGCCTGCAACAACGATGGCAAATGGAATGAGAGCGGAGCCAAACTGGTCTTCGAGCTGCGGCCTTTCTTCTACCAGACGTTCTGGTTCCAAGTGCTGGTCGTCCTGGCGCTGCTGCTTCTGGCCGTCATGGCCTTACGCTGGCGCTTCCGCAGTCTGGAGCGCCGCAGGCATGAGCTCGAGGTCCAGGTCCGTGAGCGGACCACCCAACTCTCCCGGGTCAACGAAGAGTTGCTCCAGGCCAACCGCGTGCAGGATGAGATGCAGCGCATCGCGGTTCATGACTTGAAAAATCCGTTGCAGGCCATCATGGGAGCGGCCGACCTGATCAGGCAGCAGAACCGCGGCCTTCCCGGCAGCGCCATGCTGGCCGAAAAGGTCTCGCTGGCCTCCAAACGCATGCTGGCGCTGGTCAATGAGATGCTGGAGATCTCGCGTTTTGAAAGGGGGGATTTCAAGCTGGAACTGCAGACGGTCGATCTGGGCGAACTGCTCATGCTGGTTTGCAGGGGCTTCAGTGAGCAGATGCAGCGGAAAGGGCAGAAGCTCGTTCTCGCCCTCGAGCCCGCCTGCCTGGTCATGGGCGACCTGGAATGGCTGAAGGAGATCTTCGACAACCTGCTGAGCAACGCCGTT belongs to Candidatus Aminicenantes bacterium and includes:
- a CDS encoding ATP-binding protein, with amino-acid sequence MAWGLDPQKDISQYILDQWSTDNSNIPQDSVLSMIQTRDGYLWVGTYEGLARFDGLHFTVFDKSNTPEMQNNGMMVMVEGADGAIWIGTPNGLLCRRAGQFRNFTIGDGLSSDFILALGFDAQGALWIGTTKGLNRYEHGVFTSFTVSDGLDQDYISALCAGPDNAMWVGTSDGLFSYYSGRFRRYTLPGGKPGNTIWSLCAGRNKVLWIGTAGGGLVRFKEGIFRVYSRQDGLTGNEIRVIYEDNQGVLWIGTGSDGLNRFENEAFSHLEHQSGLANDSVRTLVEDREGSLWVGTYGGGLNRLKDDRYIFYNRRNGLPVDLTRSVMQDREGIIWIGTVGGGLVRFSSGTFTVFNEKQGLRDLRIWSIAQSHDGSILFGTYGGGLHRLQNGRITAVYSTRNGLANDIVRAVLAARDGTIWVGTNGGGIDILHPDGRIVNYSRRNGLGDDFIYAISQDREGTVWVGTYNGDLYRFRDGKFTAYQPRSGTSQNAIWAIHPDADGALWLGTNSGGLIRFKNGEFRTISSRDGLYSDVAFQILEDDRGYLWMNCNKGVFRASKKELNDFADGVIWHVQSLSFGISEGVRGVESTGPAQPAGWKCRDGRLWFPTIKGVTVLDPDYSKRNERIPPVLIEKMIVEGQEVDLAAPVVIGPGRKKLEFTFTALSFLVPEKNRFKTMLSGFDRDWSAETSQRQVSYTNLPPGRYAFRVIACNNDGKWNESGAKLVFELRPFFYQTFWFQVLVVLALLLLAVMALRWRFRSLERRRHELEVQVRERTTQLSRVNEELLQANRVQDEMQRIAVHDLKNPLQAIMGAADLIRQQNRGLPGSAMLAEKVSLASKRMLALVNEMLEISRFERGDFKLELQTVDLGELLMLVCRGFSEQMQRKGQKLVLALEPACLVMGDLEWLKEIFDNLLSNAVKFSPFQAEIGVSTLCREKTVLAVIRDQGPGLTAEDRTMLFGKFQRLSAKPTGGESSTGLGLSIAELLVRKHGGRIWAENEPGRGSSFHVELPRV